The Halopelagius inordinatus genomic interval CCGTCATGCTGGCCTACCGCGAACAGATGAAGCACATGCTCGACGAAGGCCACGCGAGGCGCGACGAACGCCACCGGGAGATGGCCGAGTACACCCGCGAGTGGGCCCGCGACCACTTCGATATGTTCCCCGAAGCGGGCTACGAGTCTCAGACCGTGAGTTGCATTGAGAACACGCAGGGAATCGACGTCGCGGAGACGATAGACACCGTCTCCGAGGAGTACGACATGGTGTTCTCGAACGGGTACGGCTCGGCGCTCGGCGAAGAGACGTTCCGCATCGGCCACATGGGCGAACACGACGTCGAGTCGATACAGGCGCTGACCGACGCCATCGAAGACGTCGCGGGACTGTAGACGGACGTAGCCGACGCGGAGAACGACGGCCGGACCCGGCCGGTCGGTCCGGTCGCTTCCTCGGAGACTCACCGTTTCGACCGGAAAGCCCGCTTCCCAAAGGGATACGTCGGGCCGACGAATCTGTAACCCAGTGAGTCAACTATGAGAGGGTTATCCGGGAAGACGGCGCTCGTGACGGGTGCGGGGTCGGGAATCGGACGCGCGTCCGCGCGTCGCTTCGCCGAAGAGGGCGCCGACGTCGTCGTCGCCGACGTCATCGAAGAGACCGGCCGCGAAACGGTCGGGCTCATCGAGGACGCGGGCGGAAACGCCCGCTTCGTCGAGGTGGACGTCTCCGACCTCGCGTCCGTCGAGCGGATGGTCGATATCGCGGTTGAGACGTACGGAAGTCTGGATTTCGCGCACAACAACGCGGGAATCCTCACCGATTTCGTGGAGGTGACCGAACTCGAAGAGGAGCGGTGGGACAGACTGATCGATATCAACCTGAAGGGTATCTGGGCGTGTCTGAAGGCTGAACTCCCCGTCATGGTCGAACAGGGACACGGCGCTATCGTCAACACCGCGTCCGAGGCTGGCTTGGTGGGGATGGGCGGCCTCGCGAGCTATTCGGCCAGCAAACACGGCGTCGTCGGCCTCACCAAGACGGTCGCACTCGAATACGCCACTCGCGGCGTCCGGGTCAACGCGATCGCGCCCGGACCGACGAAGACGAACATCCAGTCGGGCTTGCTGGGCGGCGCCAGCGGGTCGTCTCCGACGTCTCTACGGGAGCGTGTCGGGACGGCCATCAAACTCCTGCGGACGGCGATTCGGACGCTCCGAGCCGACTTCGATACGTCCGCGATGCGGGACGTGCCGATGGACCGCATCGCCGAACCCGAGGAGATGGCCGGCGCGGTGGCGTTTCTCTGCTCGTCCGACGCGTCGTACATCACCGGGCATACGGTCCCCATCGACGGCGGTCAGGCGGCCGACTGAGTCCCCCACACCACAGTTCTCGGGGCGTCGGTCTCCGTGGAGTGCGTCCGCGATAGCGACGCGGGCGCGGTCGACCGTTCGGAACGTCAGGAAGCCGTGACCCACGTCGTCGTAGTTCTCGTAGCGGGTGGACACGCCGTCGCGGACGAGTTGCTCGGCGTACGCTCTGCCGCCGTCGTGGAGCGGGGTCGTATCTGGAGCGTCCAGTTGGGATGGCGACTCGCCGCTTCTCGTAGGGTAGCGTCGCCCGCGTCGGTGCGGCGGCCACTCGCGGTCGTCGCCGGTGCTCGACGACTCCCGAGAGACGGGATCGAACGGACCCGTCGCCGTCGAACGTGAACCGTCGTCGCTCGGTGGCGACCCGCGTCAGTCAGTATTCGGGTCGCTGGGCGCGAATCACGTCTGCGAACTGCTGGTGTTCGTCGGCGAGCAGTTCGTTCAGATCGTCTCCCGTGATGATGCCCACGAGGGACTCGCCCTCGCAGATGGGTAGCCGTCGGATTCCGTGTTCGGCCATCAAGTCGGTGGCCTCGTAGAACCCGGTGTCACTCTCGGCCGTACAGAGGTCGGCGGTCATCACGTCTTCGGCGGTCTGTTCGCTCGGGGAGCGCTCTTCGCCGAGCACGCGAACCGCCAGGTCGCGGTCCGTGACGATACCGACCGGCGTCTCTCCGTCCGTGATCACGA includes:
- a CDS encoding SDR family NAD(P)-dependent oxidoreductase, with translation MRGLSGKTALVTGAGSGIGRASARRFAEEGADVVVADVIEETGRETVGLIEDAGGNARFVEVDVSDLASVERMVDIAVETYGSLDFAHNNAGILTDFVEVTELEEERWDRLIDINLKGIWACLKAELPVMVEQGHGAIVNTASEAGLVGMGGLASYSASKHGVVGLTKTVALEYATRGVRVNAIAPGPTKTNIQSGLLGGASGSSPTSLRERVGTAIKLLRTAIRTLRADFDTSAMRDVPMDRIAEPEEMAGAVAFLCSSDASYITGHTVPIDGGQAAD
- a CDS encoding CBS domain-containing protein codes for the protein MPIEDLARSDVVTGDSDTPVTDLAATMDEENVGSIVITDGETPVGIVTDRDLAVRVLGEERSPSEQTAEDVMTADLCTAESDTGFYEATDLMAEHGIRRLPICEGESLVGIITGDDLNELLADEHQQFADVIRAQRPEY